From the Acidovorax carolinensis genome, one window contains:
- a CDS encoding diheme cytochrome c, translating to MNPIATTMARTPFVRNVRRSAALLALACALPAAWADSREMPASAMLPAYKQECAACHMAYPPGMLPASSWSRMMKGLDQHYGTDASLDPAMVRQISTWLEAHAGTYKRVREAPPQDRITQSAWFERKHREVEPAVWKRAAVGSRANCIACHTRADQGDFDDDRVRIPK from the coding sequence ATGAACCCCATCGCAACCACCATGGCCCGCACCCCGTTTGTGCGCAACGTTCGCCGGTCGGCCGCCTTGCTGGCGCTGGCCTGCGCACTGCCCGCCGCCTGGGCCGACAGCCGCGAGATGCCCGCCAGCGCCATGCTGCCGGCCTACAAGCAGGAGTGCGCCGCCTGCCACATGGCCTACCCGCCCGGCATGCTGCCCGCCAGTTCGTGGAGCCGCATGATGAAAGGGCTGGACCAGCATTACGGCACCGACGCCTCGCTCGACCCGGCGATGGTGCGCCAGATCAGCACCTGGCTCGAAGCCCATGCGGGCACCTACAAGCGCGTGCGCGAGGCGCCGCCGCAAGACCGCATCACCCAATCCGCCTGGTTCGAACGCAAGCACCGCGAGGTGGAACCCGCCGTCTGGAAGCGCGCCGCCGTGGGCAGCCGGGCCAACTGCATCGCCTGCCACACCCGCGCCGACCAGGGCGACTTTGACGACGACCGCGTCCGCATTCCGAAGTGA
- a CDS encoding DUF1924 domain-containing protein, translated as MPALHHGGMHTPHTTSLVRVTALLALVFALAPAHAGDTTAASQMQRWSDASGKPVSAERGRVFFTSRHGGEWSCASCHGNPPTTSTRHASTGKTITALAPAFNPERFTDTAKVDKWFRRNCNDVLSRECTAVEKADVLAWLLQFDAKNPPQAPKDKP; from the coding sequence ATGCCCGCCTTGCACCATGGCGGCATGCACACCCCACACACCACCTCTCTCGTCCGCGTGACCGCGCTGCTGGCGCTGGTCTTTGCCCTGGCGCCGGCCCACGCTGGCGACACCACTGCCGCCTCGCAGATGCAGCGCTGGAGCGACGCCTCCGGCAAGCCCGTCAGCGCCGAGCGCGGCCGCGTGTTTTTCACCAGCCGCCATGGCGGCGAATGGTCGTGCGCCTCGTGCCATGGCAATCCACCCACCACCTCCACACGCCACGCCAGCACAGGCAAGACCATCACCGCGCTGGCGCCCGCGTTCAACCCCGAGCGCTTTACCGATACCGCCAAGGTGGACAAATGGTTTCGCCGCAATTGCAACGACGTGTTGAGCCGCGAATGCACGGCCGTCGAAAAGGCCGACGTGCTGGCCTGGCTGCTGCAGTTCGATGCCAAAAACCCGCCCCAGGCTCCCAAGGACAAACCATGA
- a CDS encoding DUF805 domain-containing protein, whose amino-acid sequence MDFVQAIKSCLGQYATFSGRASRAEYWWFFLFQVLVMLVASMFGDVVYGLASLALLLPALAVGTRRLHDIGRTGWWQLLLLTGIGFFVLLYWWVQPSEGAGNIYGEPPAA is encoded by the coding sequence ATGGATTTTGTTCAGGCAATCAAGTCGTGCCTGGGGCAGTACGCCACGTTTTCGGGCCGTGCATCACGCGCCGAGTACTGGTGGTTTTTTCTGTTCCAGGTGCTGGTGATGCTGGTCGCCAGCATGTTCGGTGACGTGGTTTACGGCCTGGCCTCGCTGGCGCTGCTGCTGCCGGCGCTGGCCGTGGGCACGCGCCGCCTGCACGACATTGGCCGCACGGGCTGGTGGCAACTGCTGTTGTTGACCGGAATCGGTTTCTTTGTACTGCTGTACTGGTGGGTGCAGCCCAGCGAAGGCGCGGGCAATATTTACGGCGAGCCCCCCGCCGCATGA
- the groL gene encoding chaperonin GroEL (60 kDa chaperone family; promotes refolding of misfolded polypeptides especially under stressful conditions; forms two stacked rings of heptamers to form a barrel-shaped 14mer; ends can be capped by GroES; misfolded proteins enter the barrel where they are refolded when GroES binds), translating to MAAKDVVFGGEARARMVEGVNILANAVKVTLGPKGRNVVLERSFGAPTVTKDGVSVAKEIELKDKLQNMGAQLVKEVASKTSDNAGDGTTTATVLAQAIVREGFKYVAAGINPMDLKRGIDKAVTALVAELKKASKPTTTSKEIAQVGSISANSDETIGKLIADAMDKVGKEGVITVEDGKSLDSELDVVEGMQFDRGYLSPYFINNPEKQSAILDNPFVLLFDKKISNIRDLLPTLEQVAKAGRPLLIIAEEVEGEALATLVVNTIRGILKVVAVKAPGFGDRRKAMLEDIAILTGGKVIAEEVGLTLEKVTLADLGQAKRIEVGKENTIIIDGAGAAADIEARVKQVRVQIEEATSDYDREKLQERVAKLAGGVAVIKVGAATEVEMKEKKARVEDALHATRAAVEEGVVAGGGVALLRAKQAVGTSIKGDNADQDHGIALVLKAIEAPLREIVNNAGGEASVVVNAVLAGKGNFGFNAANDSYGDMLELGILDPTKVTRTALQNAASVASLLLTTECMVADAPKEEAGAGGGMPDMGGMGGMGGMGM from the coding sequence ATGGCAGCAAAAGACGTAGTTTTCGGCGGCGAAGCCCGCGCACGCATGGTTGAAGGCGTGAACATCCTGGCCAACGCGGTCAAGGTCACCCTGGGCCCCAAAGGTCGCAATGTGGTGCTGGAGCGCTCGTTCGGCGCCCCCACCGTGACCAAGGACGGTGTGTCCGTGGCCAAGGAAATCGAACTCAAGGACAAGCTGCAGAACATGGGCGCCCAGCTCGTGAAGGAAGTGGCCTCCAAGACCAGCGACAACGCTGGTGACGGCACCACCACCGCCACCGTGCTGGCACAAGCCATCGTGCGCGAAGGCTTCAAGTACGTGGCCGCCGGTATCAACCCGATGGACCTGAAGCGCGGCATCGACAAGGCCGTGACGGCCCTGGTTGCCGAGCTGAAGAAGGCTTCCAAGCCCACGACCACTTCCAAGGAAATCGCACAGGTCGGCTCGATCTCTGCCAATTCCGACGAAACCATCGGCAAGCTGATCGCCGACGCCATGGACAAGGTTGGCAAGGAAGGCGTGATCACCGTGGAAGACGGCAAGTCCCTCGACTCCGAACTGGACGTCGTGGAAGGCATGCAGTTTGACCGCGGCTACCTGTCGCCCTACTTCATCAACAACCCAGAAAAGCAATCCGCGATTCTGGACAACCCCTTCGTGCTGCTGTTCGACAAGAAGATCAGCAACATCCGCGACCTGCTGCCCACGCTGGAGCAAGTTGCCAAGGCGGGCCGTCCGCTGCTGATCATTGCCGAAGAAGTCGAAGGCGAAGCCCTGGCAACGCTGGTGGTCAACACCATCCGCGGCATCCTGAAGGTCGTGGCTGTGAAGGCGCCTGGCTTTGGCGACCGCCGCAAGGCCATGCTGGAAGACATCGCCATCCTGACGGGCGGCAAGGTCATCGCTGAAGAAGTGGGCCTGACGCTCGAGAAGGTGACCCTGGCCGATCTGGGCCAGGCCAAGCGCATCGAAGTGGGCAAGGAAAACACCATCATCATCGACGGCGCTGGCGCAGCTGCTGACATCGAAGCCCGCGTCAAGCAAGTGCGCGTGCAGATCGAAGAAGCCACGTCCGACTACGACCGCGAAAAGCTGCAAGAGCGCGTGGCCAAGCTGGCTGGCGGTGTGGCCGTGATCAAGGTGGGCGCTGCCACCGAAGTCGAAATGAAGGAAAAGAAGGCCCGCGTGGAAGACGCACTGCACGCAACGCGCGCAGCGGTGGAAGAAGGCGTTGTGGCTGGCGGCGGCGTGGCCCTGCTGCGTGCCAAGCAAGCGGTTGGCACCTCCATCAAGGGTGACAACGCCGACCAGGACCATGGCATTGCCCTGGTGCTCAAGGCCATCGAAGCGCCTCTGCGTGAGATCGTGAACAACGCCGGTGGCGAAGCCTCGGTGGTGGTGAACGCTGTGTTGGCCGGCAAGGGCAACTTCGGCTTCAACGCTGCCAACGACAGCTACGGCGACATGCTGGAGTTGGGCATTCTGGACCCCACGAAGGTCACCCGCACGGCGCTGCAAAACGCAGCATCGGTGGCATCGCTGCTGCTGACGACCGAGTGCATGGTTGCTGACGCACCGAAGGAAGAAGCCGGTGCTGGCGGCGGCATGCCTGACATGGGCGGCATGGGTGGCATGGGCGGCATGGGCATGTAA
- a CDS encoding co-chaperone GroES: MNLRPLHDRVIVKRIESETTTASGIVIPDNAAEKPDQGEVLAVGPGKKNDKGELIALNVKVGDRVLFGKYSGQTVKVKGDELLVMKEDDLFAVVEK, translated from the coding sequence ATGAACCTTCGCCCTCTGCACGATCGCGTGATCGTCAAGCGTATCGAAAGCGAAACCACGACCGCCTCCGGCATCGTGATCCCCGACAACGCCGCTGAAAAGCCCGATCAAGGTGAAGTGCTGGCCGTCGGCCCCGGCAAGAAGAACGACAAGGGCGAGTTGATTGCCCTGAACGTGAAGGTCGGCGACCGCGTTCTGTTCGGCAAGTACTCGGGCCAGACCGTCAAGGTCAAGGGCGACGAGTTGCTGGTGATGAAGGAAGACGACCTCTTCGCCGTTGTCGAGAAGTAA
- a CDS encoding SPOR domain-containing protein, producing the protein MHATTDPAAITALLPSKPRSDSAMTALYSAALGPVHLSRYLPVFAHFDEAGRTTTSWNWAASLCTLNWMVFRQLWGAALVYVAAAEGLALLVFGVGRPLLQWPQAVEWGVVGAFFLLGCAVPGLYGNALLHADTHKKITRALTATHTLKETCALLARQASSWKRLAWLAAGNLALALAAAGAYLAIPSTAAQQGADPAMPAAPMRPAPAAPAEPATTPTLPTASAPTATDSPATTDAAAQTQHSAQEAAAVPAPPAEPERAQTPPESAAVTPPSAAPTERASRPAVPEKRPSPSPAKALAPDTTTSSPATTASAADNNALPPVGTAPGYYINVGLFADEANARKAQARLLNEGLPAFRQEVFPGKKRRLRVRVGPYSDRADAEAAAATIRSMALEAVVIRLAP; encoded by the coding sequence ATGCACGCCACCACGGATCCTGCAGCCATCACCGCCCTTCTGCCGTCCAAGCCCCGGTCCGACAGCGCCATGACGGCCCTGTACAGCGCAGCACTGGGCCCCGTCCATCTGTCCCGTTACCTGCCCGTTTTTGCGCACTTCGATGAGGCGGGCCGCACCACCACCAGCTGGAACTGGGCGGCCAGCCTGTGCACCCTGAACTGGATGGTGTTTCGCCAGCTGTGGGGCGCGGCACTGGTGTATGTGGCGGCCGCCGAGGGTCTGGCGCTGCTGGTGTTCGGCGTGGGGCGACCACTGCTGCAATGGCCCCAGGCGGTGGAATGGGGCGTGGTGGGAGCGTTTTTTCTGCTCGGCTGCGCCGTGCCTGGCCTTTACGGCAACGCCCTGCTGCACGCCGACACCCACAAGAAAATCACACGGGCGCTGACCGCCACGCACACCCTGAAAGAAACCTGCGCGCTGCTGGCACGGCAAGCCAGCTCCTGGAAACGGCTGGCCTGGCTGGCTGCGGGCAACCTGGCCTTGGCGCTGGCCGCTGCGGGGGCCTACCTGGCGATTCCCTCCACGGCGGCACAGCAAGGCGCAGACCCGGCCATGCCCGCGGCCCCGATGCGTCCGGCGCCTGCCGCCCCAGCCGAGCCGGCCACCACGCCAACCCTGCCAACGGCATCTGCGCCCACAGCAACCGATTCACCGGCAACCACAGACGCCGCCGCGCAAACCCAACACTCGGCGCAGGAGGCGGCAGCCGTCCCGGCACCGCCGGCAGAGCCCGAACGGGCACAGACTCCACCCGAATCGGCAGCCGTCACTCCCCCTTCCGCAGCGCCAACAGAGCGCGCCTCGCGTCCCGCTGTGCCCGAAAAGCGCCCCTCGCCGTCCCCAGCCAAGGCACTGGCGCCCGACACGACGACTTCGTCGCCGGCCACCACAGCCTCGGCCGCAGACAACAACGCCCTGCCACCGGTGGGCACCGCACCCGGCTACTACATCAACGTGGGACTTTTTGCCGACGAAGCCAATGCCCGCAAGGCCCAGGCGCGGTTGCTCAATGAAGGACTGCCCGCCTTCCGTCAAGAAGTGTTCCCGGGCAAAAAACGCCGGCTGCGGGTGCGGGTGGGCCCCTACAGCGACCGCGCCGATGCCGAGGCCGCTGCCGCCACCATCCGGTCCATGGCGCTGGAAGCGGTGGTCATCAGACTGGCGCCCTGA
- a CDS encoding YcjF family protein, protein MTLDQQKSILTIALLAAFADGNKDDTERDEIRRIAQSLAGDAGMADLPRIYQDVLLQRTSVQVAAGALSEPMHRQLAYEMAVCVCDVDGRQTAAERDFLATLKTVLQLDNQQTAVFEQEADALVDVAEHALPTALPPAVAAGVAASTSGPAPATSPSDAELDKSILNYALLNGALELLPQSWASMAIIPLQVKMVYGIGKAHGVELDQGHIKEFIAAAGVGLTSQYLEQFGRKLLGGLLGKAAGKTMGRMGGAATGMAFSFATTYALGQVARRYYAGGRTMSTAMLRDTFQNLLGPAKQLQTQYLPQIQQKAATLDAGQILAMVRGA, encoded by the coding sequence ATGACACTGGACCAGCAAAAATCCATCCTCACCATTGCCCTTCTGGCCGCGTTTGCCGACGGCAACAAGGACGACACCGAACGCGACGAGATTCGCCGCATCGCCCAGTCACTGGCCGGCGACGCGGGCATGGCCGACCTGCCGCGCATCTACCAGGACGTGCTGCTGCAGCGCACCAGCGTGCAGGTAGCTGCCGGCGCCTTGAGCGAACCCATGCACCGCCAACTGGCCTACGAAATGGCGGTATGCGTGTGCGATGTGGACGGCCGCCAGACGGCTGCCGAGCGCGATTTTCTGGCGACGCTCAAGACGGTGCTGCAGCTCGATAACCAGCAAACCGCAGTGTTCGAGCAGGAAGCCGATGCGCTGGTGGATGTGGCCGAACACGCCCTCCCGACCGCCCTGCCCCCTGCAGTAGCAGCAGGAGTAGCGGCATCGACATCGGGCCCTGCGCCCGCCACAAGCCCGTCAGACGCGGAACTGGACAAATCCATCCTCAACTACGCGCTGCTCAACGGCGCGCTGGAACTGCTGCCGCAGTCCTGGGCGTCGATGGCCATCATCCCGCTGCAGGTGAAGATGGTTTATGGCATCGGCAAGGCCCACGGCGTGGAGCTGGACCAGGGGCACATCAAGGAGTTCATCGCCGCCGCCGGGGTGGGCCTCACCTCGCAATACCTGGAGCAGTTTGGCCGCAAGCTGCTCGGTGGCCTGCTGGGCAAGGCAGCGGGCAAAACCATGGGCCGCATGGGCGGTGCCGCCACCGGCATGGCGTTTTCGTTTGCCACCACCTACGCGCTCGGTCAGGTAGCGCGGCGCTACTATGCGGGCGGCCGGACAATGAGCACGGCCATGCTGCGCGACACCTTCCAGAACCTGCTCGGCCCCGCCAAGCAACTGCAAACGCAATACCTGCCGCAAATCCAGCAAAAGGCCGCCACGCTGGACGCAGGCCAGATCCTGGCGATGGTGCGCGGAGCGTAG
- a CDS encoding DsbA family oxidoreductase has translation MTTAKTLKIDFVSDVSCPWCIIGLKALEQAADRLKDEVALDLHFQPFELNPQMAPEGQDIGEHLHEKYGASPEQSQKNREAIAARGAELGFTFRMDKRSRIYNTFDAHRLLHWAEEKGLQPSLKKALFKAYFTDGQSPGDHEVLVRLAGEVGLDANEARELLASDRYASAVREREQFYQQQGIHSVPAIIINDRHLISGGQPVEVFEQALRQIAAQS, from the coding sequence ATGACCACTGCCAAAACCCTCAAGATCGATTTCGTCTCCGACGTCTCCTGCCCCTGGTGCATCATCGGCCTCAAGGCGCTGGAGCAGGCGGCCGACCGGCTCAAGGACGAAGTCGCGCTCGACCTGCACTTTCAGCCCTTCGAGCTGAACCCGCAGATGGCACCGGAAGGCCAGGACATTGGCGAGCACCTGCACGAAAAATACGGCGCCTCGCCCGAGCAGAGCCAGAAGAACCGCGAAGCCATTGCCGCGCGCGGCGCGGAGTTGGGCTTTACCTTTCGCATGGACAAGCGCAGCCGCATCTACAACACCTTTGATGCGCATCGGCTGCTGCACTGGGCCGAAGAGAAGGGTCTGCAGCCCTCGCTCAAGAAGGCGCTGTTCAAGGCGTATTTCACCGACGGCCAAAGCCCTGGCGACCATGAGGTGCTGGTGCGCTTGGCGGGCGAGGTGGGGCTGGACGCCAACGAGGCGCGCGAGCTGCTGGCTTCAGACCGCTATGCCAGCGCGGTGCGCGAGCGCGAGCAGTTCTATCAGCAGCAGGGCATTCATTCGGTGCCGGCGATCATCATCAACGACCGCCACCTGATCTCGGGCGGGCAGCCGGTGGAGGTGTTTGAGCAGGCACTGCGCCAGATTGCGGCACAGTCCTGA
- a CDS encoding CreA family protein, which yields MLATTLLAGAALAASGEKIGTVDTAFQWIGRDHDIIVEAYDDPGVQGVTCYVSRARIGGVKGTLGLAEDRAEASIACRQVGAISIPQPLKKQEEVFSERMSILFKRLRIVRMVDPARNTLVYLTYSEKLIDGSPQNSVTAVPVDRATPIPLRK from the coding sequence ATGCTGGCCACCACGTTGCTGGCGGGTGCTGCGCTGGCCGCATCGGGCGAAAAAATCGGTACCGTGGACACGGCCTTTCAGTGGATCGGCCGCGACCACGACATCATCGTGGAAGCCTACGACGACCCCGGCGTGCAGGGCGTCACCTGCTATGTCTCGCGCGCCCGCATCGGTGGCGTCAAGGGCACGCTCGGCCTGGCCGAAGACCGCGCCGAAGCATCGATTGCCTGCCGCCAGGTAGGTGCCATCAGCATCCCCCAGCCGCTCAAAAAACAGGAAGAAGTGTTCAGTGAACGCATGTCCATCCTGTTCAAGCGCCTGCGCATCGTGCGCATGGTGGACCCCGCGCGCAACACGCTGGTGTACCTCACGTATTCGGAAAAGCTGATCGACGGTTCGCCCCAGAACAGCGTGACCGCCGTGCCGGTGGACCGCGCCACGCCGATTCCGCTGCGCAAATGA
- the cphA gene encoding cyanophycin synthetase, whose amino-acid sequence MAKIDDIQLLRINYLRGPNIWTYRPALEVWLDLGVLEDHPSHTIPGLNDRLTSWLPALEEHHCGVGERGGFLQRLQEGTWCGHVLEHVVIELLNLSGMPTGFGQTRSTSVRGVYRMVFRARDEQVARVALAQGHRLLMAAINDEPFDVQAAVSRLRTEVDDRYLGPSTACIVTAGTDRGIPHIRLNDGNLVQLGYGARQRRIWTAESEFTSAIAEGIASDKDLTKSLLKACGVPIPDGQVVHSPQEAWEAAEDIGLPVVVKPSDGNHGRGVTLDLRKKEDIEAAYHVAYPEGSDVMVERFIPGDEHRLLVVGGKLVAAARGEVVSITGNGRSTVKELIDSQINSDPRRGYEEEYPLEIIDLATDTKVQLELKRQDLDADSVPATGRQVVVQRNGNMTVDCTDDVHPEVAYIAALAAKVVGLDIAGIDMVAQDISRPLHAQGGAIVEVNAGPGLLMHLKPAEGAPRPVGQAIIEHLFPSEEHQDDDTVGRIPVVGVAGMRGTATIARLVAWLLHLSGRHTGLACRDGLFLDRRCVEAADSAHWEAAHRLLMNQMVQAAVIENDARTILRDGLAYDRCQVGVVTDMDGAETLAEFDIQSREQMTKVLRTQVDVVLDGGAAVLNATDPQVADLAPLCDGDVVLYAQDASLPAIVEHRARDQGRAVIVRNSRVVLATGNAEHVLGTLSELTFGRNAIVPDTDALLAAIGAAWALDIAPDLIGAGIKTFEPELPPVSTLPA is encoded by the coding sequence ATGGCAAAAATCGACGATATCCAACTGCTCCGCATCAACTACCTGCGCGGCCCCAATATCTGGACCTACCGGCCGGCACTCGAGGTCTGGCTGGATCTGGGCGTTCTGGAAGACCATCCCTCCCACACCATTCCCGGGCTCAATGACCGCCTCACGTCCTGGCTGCCTGCCCTGGAAGAGCACCACTGCGGCGTGGGCGAGCGTGGCGGTTTCCTGCAGCGTCTGCAAGAAGGCACCTGGTGCGGCCATGTGCTGGAACACGTCGTCATCGAGCTGCTCAACCTCTCGGGCATGCCCACGGGTTTCGGCCAGACCCGCAGCACATCGGTGCGCGGCGTTTACCGCATGGTTTTCCGGGCGCGGGACGAACAGGTCGCCCGCGTCGCGCTGGCGCAGGGGCACCGCCTGCTGATGGCCGCCATCAACGACGAACCGTTTGACGTGCAGGCCGCCGTGTCGCGGCTGCGCACCGAGGTCGATGACCGCTACCTGGGCCCCAGTACCGCCTGCATCGTGACGGCGGGCACGGACCGCGGCATTCCCCACATTCGCCTGAACGACGGCAACCTGGTGCAGCTGGGCTACGGGGCGCGCCAGCGCCGCATCTGGACGGCCGAAAGTGAATTCACCAGCGCCATCGCCGAAGGCATTGCCAGCGACAAGGACCTCACCAAGAGCCTGCTCAAGGCCTGCGGCGTGCCGATTCCTGACGGCCAGGTGGTTCACAGCCCGCAAGAGGCCTGGGAAGCCGCCGAGGACATCGGCCTGCCCGTGGTGGTCAAGCCGTCGGACGGCAACCATGGCCGCGGCGTCACGCTGGACCTGCGCAAGAAGGAAGACATCGAGGCGGCCTACCATGTGGCATACCCCGAGGGCAGCGACGTGATGGTCGAGCGTTTTATTCCCGGCGACGAACACCGCCTGCTGGTGGTGGGCGGCAAGCTGGTGGCGGCCGCGCGCGGCGAGGTGGTCAGCATTACCGGCAACGGACGGTCCACCGTCAAGGAGCTGATCGACAGCCAGATCAACTCCGACCCGCGCCGGGGCTACGAAGAAGAATACCCCCTCGAAATCATCGACCTGGCAACCGACACCAAGGTTCAGCTTGAACTCAAGCGCCAGGATCTTGACGCCGACTCCGTGCCCGCCACTGGTCGCCAGGTGGTGGTGCAGCGCAACGGCAACATGACCGTGGACTGCACGGACGACGTGCACCCCGAAGTGGCTTACATCGCCGCGCTGGCCGCCAAGGTGGTGGGGCTGGACATTGCCGGCATCGACATGGTGGCGCAAGACATCTCCCGCCCGCTGCACGCGCAGGGCGGCGCCATTGTGGAAGTGAACGCCGGCCCCGGACTGTTGATGCACCTCAAGCCTGCGGAGGGTGCGCCCCGGCCCGTCGGCCAGGCCATCATCGAGCACCTGTTCCCGTCGGAAGAGCACCAAGACGATGACACCGTCGGCCGCATCCCGGTGGTGGGCGTGGCCGGCATGCGCGGCACCGCCACCATTGCGCGCCTGGTGGCCTGGCTGCTACACCTGAGCGGGCGCCACACCGGCCTGGCCTGCCGCGATGGCCTTTTTCTCGACCGCCGCTGCGTGGAGGCCGCTGACAGCGCCCACTGGGAGGCCGCCCACCGCCTGCTCATGAACCAGATGGTGCAGGCCGCCGTGATCGAGAACGATGCGCGCACCATCCTGCGCGACGGGCTGGCCTACGACCGCTGCCAGGTGGGCGTGGTCACCGACATGGATGGCGCAGAAACGCTGGCCGAATTCGACATCCAGAGCCGCGAGCAGATGACCAAGGTGCTGCGCACGCAGGTGGACGTGGTGCTGGACGGTGGCGCCGCCGTGCTCAACGCCACCGATCCGCAGGTGGCCGACCTGGCCCCGCTATGCGATGGCGACGTAGTGCTGTACGCCCAGGACGCCAGCCTGCCTGCCATCGTGGAGCACCGTGCCCGCGACCAGGGTCGCGCCGTGATTGTGCGCAATAGCCGCGTAGTGCTGGCCACCGGCAATGCAGAACATGTGCTGGGCACGCTGTCCGAGCTCACGTTCGGGCGCAACGCCATCGTGCCCGACACCGATGCCCTGCTGGCCGCCATCGGCGCTGCCTGGGCGCTGGACATCGCCCCCGACCTCATCGGCGCCGGCATCAAGACGTTCGAGCCGGAACTGCCGCCCGTGAGCACCCTGCCCGCCTGA
- a CDS encoding DUF1854 domain-containing protein: MNTTAFTLVSSPVFTLVRNAHGRLVLTLPDGIAHEGVTPVRAFPIAAPSEGLSLIGADGHELLWIDRLEQLPEAARRLIDEELAVREFVPTISQITSVSSFSTPSTWTVVTDKGPAQFVLKAEEDIRRLGGRTRLLIASGDGMQFRVPDTTVLDKQSRRLLERFL, encoded by the coding sequence ATGAACACCACTGCCTTCACGCTTGTGTCTTCGCCTGTATTCACCCTGGTTCGCAATGCCCACGGCCGCCTGGTTCTAACCCTGCCGGACGGCATCGCCCACGAGGGCGTGACGCCCGTGCGCGCGTTCCCCATCGCGGCGCCGTCCGAGGGCCTGTCCCTCATCGGTGCGGATGGCCATGAACTGCTCTGGATTGACCGGCTGGAGCAGCTGCCCGAGGCGGCGCGCCGCCTCATTGACGAAGAGTTGGCGGTGAGGGAGTTTGTGCCCACTATCAGCCAGATCACGTCCGTATCGAGTTTTTCCACGCCCAGCACCTGGACTGTCGTGACCGACAAGGGACCCGCCCAGTTCGTGCTGAAGGCCGAGGAAGACATCCGCCGCCTGGGCGGGCGCACGCGCCTGCTGATTGCCTCGGGGGATGGCATGCAGTTTCGGGTGCCGGATACCACGGTGCTGGACAAGCAGTCCAGGCGGTTGCTGGAGCGTTTTCTGTAA
- a CDS encoding EF-hand domain-containing protein, whose protein sequence is MRMKISMALLAVLGCSVALANPPGVATAPAKAAASTPAAAPLSKGEIKAMQEFKMLDFNGDGKLSRSEVVLFPRLAAAFDEADTDHDNFVSYAEVQVFAAKYRAERERKRAAQAEVVSGNPAAKP, encoded by the coding sequence ATGCGCATGAAAATTTCTATGGCACTGCTGGCCGTCCTGGGCTGCAGCGTGGCGCTCGCCAACCCGCCCGGAGTGGCCACCGCCCCCGCCAAGGCAGCTGCCAGCACCCCGGCCGCGGCCCCGCTCTCGAAGGGTGAAATCAAGGCCATGCAGGAGTTCAAGATGCTCGACTTCAATGGCGACGGCAAGCTCAGCCGCAGCGAAGTCGTGCTGTTTCCGCGCCTGGCCGCCGCCTTTGACGAGGCCGACACTGACCACGACAACTTTGTGTCTTACGCCGAGGTACAGGTTTTTGCCGCCAAGTACCGCGCCGAACGCGAGCGCAAGCGGGCCGCCCAGGCAGAGGTGGTGTCGGGCAATCCGGCTGCCAAGCCTTGA